One Papio anubis isolate 15944 chromosome 9, Panubis1.0, whole genome shotgun sequence genomic window carries:
- the LOC101009686 gene encoding olfactory receptor 10A7 produces MICENHTRVTEFILLGFTNNPEMQVSLFILFLAIYTVTLLGNFLIVTVTSVDPALQTPMYFFLRNLSLLEVCFTLVMVPKMLVDLVSPRKIISFVGCGTQMYFFFLFGSSECFLLSMMAYDRFVAICNPLRYSVIMNRSLCWWMAMGSWMSGVPVSMLQTAWMMALPFCGPNAVDHFFCDGPPVLKLVTVDTTMYEMQALASTLLFIMFPFSLILVSYTRIIITILRMSSATGRRKSFSTCSSHLIVVSLFYGTASLTYLRPKSNQSPESKKLVSLSYTVITPMLNPIIYSLRNNEVKGAAKRTITQKVLKKLDVF; encoded by the coding sequence ATGATCTGTGAAAATCACACCAGGGTCACTGAATTTATTCTTCTTGGTTTTACAAACAACCCCGAGATGCAAGTTTCcctctttattttgttcctgGCCATTTATACAGTCACTTTGTTGGGCAACTTTCTTATTGTCACAGTTACCAGTGTGGATCCCGCACTTCAAACACCCATGTACTTCTTTCTTCGAAATCTATCACTTCTTGAAGTATGTTTCACCTTAGTTATGGTGCCAAAGATGCTTGTAGATCTAGTGTCCCCAAGAAAAATCATCTCTTTTGTGGGCTGTGGTACCCAGATGTACTTCTTCTTCTTATTCGGCAGTTCTGAATGTTTCCTTCTCTCTATGATGGCTTATGATCGCTTTGTGGCCATCTGTAACCCTCTCCGTTATTCAGTCATAATGAACAGGTCCCTATGCTGGTGGATGGCCATGGGTTCTTGGATGTCCGGTGTTCCTGTGTCTATGCTACAGACGGCTTGGATGATGGCCCTGCCTTTCTGTGGACCAAATGCCGTGGACCACTTTTTCTGTGATGGTCCCCCAGTGTTAAAACTAGTCACAGTGGATACAACCATGTATGAAATGCAAGCACTTGCCTCCACACTCCTGTTTATCatgtttcccttttctctcattttggtTTCCTACACCCGCATTATCATAACAATTCTGAGGATGTCCTCTGCCACTGGTCGCCGGAAGTCATTTTCTACTTGTTCCTCACACCTCATTGTGGTGTCCCTCTTCTATGGAACAGCCAGTCTGACCTACCTGCGGCCCAAATCAAACCAGTCTCCTGAAAGCAAGAAGCTAGTGTCATTGTCCTACACTGTCATCACACCTATGCTAAACCCCATTATCTACAGCCTGAGGAACAATGAAGTGAAAGGGGCTGCCAAGAGGACAATCACTCAAAAAGTCTTAAAGAAGTTAGATGtgttttga